The following nucleotide sequence is from Deltaproteobacteria bacterium.
TCGGGCCGGGCTCGATCTGCACTACACGAATCGTTTCGGGAGTCGGAGTGCCGCAAATTACCGCCATCGGTAGCTGCGCCAAGGCCGCGGCGAAATACAACGTGCCAGTGGTCGCCGACGGTGGCATCAAGTTCTCCGGTGACATCACCAAAGCGATCGCAGCCGGCGCCGAATCGGTGATGATCGGCAGTTTGTTTGCCGGCACCGAAGAAAGCCCCGGGGAAACGATTCTTTATCAGGGCCGCACCTATAAATTGTATCGTGGCATGGGCTCGCTGGGCGCCATGGGCCAAGGCAGCAAAGACCGCTACGGCCAGGCCGACGTGATGGAGTCGAACAAACTCGTGCCCGAAGGCATCGAAGGGCAGGTGCCTTACAAAGGCTCGCTATCGTTCAATATCCACCAGTTGGTCGGCGGCCTGCGTTCCGGCATGGGCTACCTGGGCTGCCGCGACGTGGCGACGCTGCGCCAGAAGGCGCGCTTCATGCAGATCACCGCGGCCGGGTTGCGTGAAGGCCACGTGCACGATGTTTTTATCACTAAAGAGGCGCCCAACTACCGCGTCGAATGATTCTCGTCCTCGATTTCGGTTCGCAGTACACCCAATTGATCGCTCGCCGAATTCGCGAGTCGAAGGTGTATTGCGAGATCCATCCGTTCAATATCAGCCTGGAAAAAATCCGCAGCCTCGATCCTGAAGGCATTATTTTATCCGGCGGCCCTGCTAGTGTGTATCAAGACAACGCGCCGAATGTTTCTCCCAGGCTGTTCGATTTGCCGGTGCCGTTGCTGGGCATTTGCTACGGCATGGGGATCGTCAATCTAAATTTCGGCGGCGAGGCCGCGCGCGCCGATCACCGCGAATACGGCCCAGCCGATTTGATCATCGATAGCGACAGCGATCTGTTTCAAGGTTTCGCCAAAAGCGAGACGACGCGCGTCTGGATGAGCCACGGCGACAAGATGGTTTCATTCCCCAAGGGTTGGCAGATCCTGGCGCATAGCGCCAACTCGCCAATCGCTTCGTTCGCCGACCCGAGCCGGCGCTTGTTCGGCGTGCAGTTCCACCCCGAAGTGGCGCACACGAGCCGTGGCCAAGCCGTGCTCGATAATTTTGTTTTTCGTATCTGTCACTGCCAACCCGCTTGGACGATGGAGCATTTCATCGACAGCTCGGTGACGCGGATTCGGACGCAAGTGGGCGAGGGCCGGGTTTTGTGTGCTCTCAGCGGTGGCGTAGATTCCAGCGTCGCGGCGACGCTGGTGTACCGGGCGATCAAAGATCGGTTGATTTGCGTGTTTGTTAACAATGGGCTCTTGCGTAGGAACGAAGCGGAGCAAGTGTGCAGTCTCTTTGTCGAACGCTTTGGCTCGAGTTTTCGCTATGTCGATGCCAGCCAGGCCTTTCTCGACGAATTGAAAGCTGTCGAAGACCCGGAAGTGAAGCGCAAACGGATCGGCCATAA
It contains:
- the guaA gene encoding glutamine-hydrolyzing GMP synthase; amino-acid sequence: MILVLDFGSQYTQLIARRIRESKVYCEIHPFNISLEKIRSLDPEGIILSGGPASVYQDNAPNVSPRLFDLPVPLLGICYGMGIVNLNFGGEAARADHREYGPADLIIDSDSDLFQGFAKSETTRVWMSHGDKMVSFPKGWQILAHSANSPIASFADPSRRLFGVQFHPEVAHTSRGQAVLDNFVFRICHCQPAWTMEHFIDSSVTRIRTQVGEGRVLCALSGGVDSSVAATLVYRAIKDRLICVFVNNGLLRRNEAEQVCSLFVERFGSSFRYVDASQAFLDELKAVEDPEVKRKRIGHKFIEVFEQEAQKLGAIDFLAQGTLYPDVIESVSVLGPSATIKSHHNVGGLPEHMKFKLIEPLRELFKDEVRLLGQELGLPREMIQRQPFPGPGLAIRVLGEVTEDRLKVLRDADVIVLDEIRAAGLYEKVWQSFAVLLPIKTVGVVGDERSYENVIALRVVDSQDGMTANWVDLPFDLLGKISNRILNEVRGVNRVVYDISSKPPATIEWE